The sequence GGATCGCCTGCGGCAGGACGATTAGCCGCAGCACCTGCCCACGCGACAGGCCCAGCGCCAGGCCGGCCTCGGTCTGGCCATGGGCGACGGCGAGGATGCCGCCGCGGACGATCTCGGCGATGAAGGTGCCGGTGTAGAGAACCAAGCCAACGAGCAAAGCGGTGAATTCCGGGGTCACCGATAGGCCACCGCTGAAGTTGAAGCCGCGCAGTTCCGGAACGTCCATAGCGAGCGGCGCTCCGCCGAAGAGCCAGGCGAGGAGGGGAAGGCCGACGATCAGCCCGGCGGCGACGCGCCCGGTCGGAAACAACTGGCCGGTGCGCTCCCGGCGCCGGCGAGCCCAGCGGGCCACCCCCCAGGCGACAGCGATGCCGGCGAGCAGGGCGACACCCATCGCGGCGTGGGTCGGCCCCCACACCGGCTCGGGAAAGCGCAGGCCCCGCCCGCTGAGGAACACGCCGGGAAGGGGATTGAGCGCCTGACGGGGACTCGGCAGGGCTTCGGTGATCAGCGAGTACCAGAAGAACAGCTGAAGCAGCACCGGTACGTTGCGAAGTCCCTCGACGTAAGCGGCGGCAAAACGGGCGACCAACCAGTTGCGCGACAACCGGGCGACGCCGACGACGGTCCCGATCAGCGAGGCGAGAATGATGCCGAGGACCGAGACCTTCAGCGTGTTGAGCAGACCGACGATCAGAACATGGAAATAGCTGTCAGCGGGGTTGTAGGGGATAACGCTCTCGCTGACGGCGAAGCCCGCCTCGCGCGAAAGGAAGCCGAAGCCAGTGGCGATATTGCGGCTGCTGAGATTGTCCAGTGTATTCGAGACAAGGAACGCGACCAGCAGCGCAACCCCGGCAAGTACGACGACCTGATAGAGGACGGCGCGGATTCGCCGGTCGTTCCACCAAGGAACGGATGTAACGGTCGTCGCCCGCTGGTCGGATACTGCCATCATTCTCGGCCCTTGCTGGAGGAGGGGAGCACCGCCCCGATGGATCGCCCGATAAGGGACGACCTTCGGGGCGGCACGCTTTCATCAGCGCATCGGCGGCGCGTACATCAGCCCGCCGTTGGTCCATAACGCGTTTAGCCCGCGCGAAAGTTGCAATTTCGAGCCCATACCGAGATTGCGCTCGTAGGATTCACCGTAATTCCCGACCATCTTAATGATATTGTACGCCCACTTGTTGTCGAGCCCCATGCCCTTGCCAAGATCGCCGGTCACGCCCAGGATACGTTGAACGTTCGGGTCCGGGCTCTTGAGCGCCGCATCGACGTTGGCCGAGGTCAGCCCACGTTCTTCCGCCTCGACCATGGCGAACAGCGACCATTTCACGACGTCGAACCACTGATCGTCGCCCTGGCGGACGGACGGTCCCAGCGGCTCCTTCGAGATCAGTTCAGGCAGGATGACATAATCGGCGGGGTTGGGCGTATCGTTGGCGCGAATGGCCGCGAGTTGCGATGCGTCGGAGGTAATCGCGTCGCACCGTCCGGCGAGGAAGGCGCCGGTGACCTCCTCGTACTTCTCGATGGTGACCGGCTTGAGCTCCATCTTGTTGGCGCGGAAGAAGTCGGCGAGATTGAGTTCGGTGGTGGTGCCGGTCTGCACGCAGACGGTGGCGCCGGACAGCTCCTTAGCGCTGGAGACGCCGAGCTTCTTCGCCACCATGAAGCCTTGGCCGTCGTAGTAGTTAACGCCGGTGAAGTTCAAGCCGTTGGCGGTATCCCGGGTCAGCGTCCATGTCGTATTGCGCGAGAGCATGTCGATCTCGCCCGACTGCAGGGCGGTCAGCCGTGCCTGCGCGCTGAGCGGGACGTACTTGACCTTCTTGTCGTCGCCAAGAACAGCGGCCGCCACGGCGCGGCACATATCGATGTCGATGCCGCGCCAAGCGCCCTTTTCGTCCGGGTAGCCGAATCCGTAAAGGCTGGTGTGGACACCGCAGATCAATTCGCCACGCGCCTTGACGGCGTCAAGTGTCGTTCCGGCGAGCGCGGCGGACGTGGAGCCGAAGCTGATTGATGCGGCGACCAGCGAAGCAGTGGCGAGACCCGTCATACTGATTGTTCGTTTCATCATACCTCCCATGAAGTCCGGAACTTGGCGGAGCACGCTTATGCGCGCGCGCGAGATCGGTGAATGTTAACGAGTTGGTTTCCAATCATGCATTATTTTCGTGCGGCGCATTAGGACTAAAAGAGGCATTTCGCAACCGATAAGACGCAAGGATAGTGCCAGAATCCGCTCTGGTCGCAAGTTTTGCGCTCGATTTCTGCCGAGCTTCGCCGCCGTCGGCACGGATCCACAGGTCGGCGCTTTAAGGGCGGCGAGGAAGGCGGCGTTCCGACGAACCATCGCGGCGGGACGCTTCGCGCCGCCGAGCAGTGATTTGCGATCAGTCCGGCTCGCTGAGGTCGAAGCCGGCAACGGCGAGGATATCGCACAGCAGGACAACCGTGCGGCTGATCGGCTTGCGCCGTTCTGCGCCGACATCGCTGCTGCCGCGGGTAACGCGGCTTATCGCCTCGACGAGGTCCAGCTCGTTGGCCTCGGTCCGGATGATTTCGGCAATCGCGTGATCGTCGAGGCGACTTTTGCCAACGATGGAGACGACGCGATCACGAGTCAGCTTCGGCACCATGACCTCCCTTTTCCGGCCGCAGTGCCACGCTCGCCAGACGCGCCGGCACCGCAGCTCCCGTCATCGCGGCGCACGCCGCGGATGCATGTCTTTGCTATGCTCGTCGCAACCGGCCTGATGCCAGTATTGTCCTTAACTCCCGATCGGCCTCGCGCAACGTTGTCCGGCAAGGCGGCAGCACAAAATTTCGCAACAATGATATAACAGCAGTGGAGCTTATTTACCAACGGATCGCCGGGCGAGATTGCCGCTGCGCTACGGGGCTGCGGAAAGCGTGCGCGGAGCCAATCCTGTCAATGCCTAAATTTTCTGCGCAGCCCGACGAAAACGACTGGTTTCAAGGGCGCGGTGGTTGTTCACTATTGGGGATCGTTGGGAGCGGTGAAGGAAACATGCGATGTCGAAAGAGTACATCCCCGCTGCGGTCTATCCGCTCTTGGTGGGACAATGGATCACGAGGGCGATGGCGTGTTCGGTGATCTGGTGCGTATCCGTGCTCGATCCGCGGCCGGATCTCGCGGTTCCAGCGCGTGTGAAACGCCGGCGCGTGCGAGACGAATGACGTTTCCGTTCTTGTGGTAGGGTTTGGCCGCACTGCCGAGGGTGGCGCGCGCCTGCGCGACCGAGGGGCACCCGTGTCGTCGTCCGGCGATGCTGCGAAGACCGCAGCGAGTCAGCGGCGTCTGCTGATTTTTTGTGCACGCACTGCCCGCCCGTGACGGTCTGTCATTTGACGGACGTTGCGTGCGTCGCATTGCTCTTCTCGCAACGTTTCGGTCCGGTGGTTGCGCGGCGTCGGCGCGCTCAGCGTCCCTCGATCGCCTCGCGCAGTGATTCGAGCGCCAGCCACTCCTCCTCGGCGGCGGAGAGTTCCATTTCCGCTTCGGCGATTTCCTTCGTCTTGCGCTCGAAAGCCGCCCGGTCTCGGTTGTAGAGGTTTGGGTCGGCAAGCGCCGCGCGCAGGGCGTTCAGCGCTGCATGCAAGGCATCGATCCGCTCGGGGAGCATTTCCAGCGCGCGCTTTTCCTTGAAGCTCAGTTTGCGCCGCGGCGGCTCGCTCGGCCGTCGGCTGGCTGCCGCCCTGGCCTTAACAGGCGGTGGCGGGGGCGCCACGACCTTGGCCTCGATACCGCGGCCACGTTGTGCCAGCATGTCCGTGTAGCCACCGGCGTACTCCTGCCAGCGCCCTCCGCCTTCCCAGACGATCACCGAGGTCGCGACGCGATCAAGAAAATCCCGGTCATGGCTGACCAGCAGCACCGTGCCGGCATAGTCGGCCAGCAGTTCCTGGAGGAGATCGAGCGTTTCGAGGTCGAGATCGTTGGTCGGCTCGTCGAGGACGAGAAGGTTGGAAGGTGTCGCCAACGCCTTGGCCAGCATTAGCCGGCCCCGCTCCCCGCCCGACAGGGCGCTCACGGGCGTGCGCGCCTGGATCGGCGAAAAGAGAAAGTCCTTCATGTAACTGTGCACGTGCCGCGGCTGTCCACCAACGAATATGGTATCGCCGTGACCGCCGGTCAGCGTCTCGATGAGGGATGCCCGGGCATCGAGACTGGCGCGGCGCTGATCGAGGCTGACCATGACCAGCCCGGTGCCGAGGGTGACGGTTCCGGCGTCGGCGCTGAGCGTGCGTGTCAGCAGGCCGAGGAGGGTTGTCTTGCCGGCGCCGTTCGGGCCGATGATGCCGACGCGCTCGCCGCGCAGGAGCCGAGCCGAGAAATCACGCACGACGGGGGTGTCCTCGCCGTATGCCTTGGTGATGGCATCGGCGACGATCACGAGGTTGCCGGACGTGTCGCTCTGCGCGCTCGCCATCTTCACCTGTCCAACGGCTGTCACCCGCTCGCGCTTGCGCTGGCGCAACGTCGCCAGTTCGGCGACCCGGCGGACGTTACGCTTGCGCCGGGCGGTCACGCCGTAGCGCATCCAGTCCTCCTCGCGGGCGATCTGCCGACCCAGCTTGTGCGCCTCTTGCTCCTCCTGCTCGAGCACCTGATCGCGCCAAGTCTCGAAATCGCCAAAGCCGCGCTCCAGGCGCCGCGCCGCGCCGCGATCGAGCCAGACCATCGCGCGCGACAGCGTCGAAAGGAACCGCCGGTCATGGCTGATCAGCACCAATGCCGAGCGCAGGCCGGTGAGCTCCGTTTCCAGCCAGGCGATCGCCGGCAGGTCGAGATGGTTGGTCGGCTCGTCGAGTAGCAAAATGTCGGGCGAGGGCGCGAGCGTTCGGGCGAGGGCACTGCGCCGCGCCTCGCCGCCGGACAGATGGGCCGGGTCCTCGTCACCGCTCAGGCCGAGCTGTTCGAGCAGCCAGTGGGCGCGAAAGGGATCGTCTCCTGGCCCGAGACCGGCCTCGACGTAGGCGCGCGTCGAGCCAAAGCCGCTCAGGTCCGGCTCCTGGGGCAGATAGCGCACCGTCGTTCCCGGTTGCAGGAAGCGGGTGCCGCGATCGGCCTCGAGCAGGCCAGCCGCGATCTTCAGCAGGCTCGACTTGCCCGAGCCGTTGCGCCCGATGAGCGCCAGCCGCTCGCCGGGTCCGACTGCGAGGTCGGCTCCCTGCAGCAGCGGCGTACCGCCGAAACCGAGGCCGATGTCCTGGAGGAGGAGGAGAGGGGGAGGGGCCATTGAATAACGTGTCGCGATCCGCCAGGGGTCCGGGAAGGGCGCAGCCAAGCCCGAAGCGCCCGTGCCCGTCAAGGGGAGAGGACAATCGTATCAGCGTTCCGAGCGCCCAGGTGTCTTCGGGTGTCGTCCTTCAGCCCTGAGCCCCGGCTCCGTGTTTGCCCGCCGCGTCCACCCGCCGTGTCTGCCCACAGCGGAGTGGGCGTCAGTCGCCTTGCGGGGGCGGCGGCGGTTGCGATCCTTGTGTGTGCCGCTCGATACCACCCAGAACGACAAGCACAAACAGCGCCAGCAGCGTCGCCGCACCGACCAAGCGAAACTGTCCGAGGCCCGCCGCCACGCCGATACCTCCGGACAGCCAGACGGCGGCTCCGGTCGTGGCAAAGCGAATCGTTCGTGATCGATGCAAGAACGCGCCTGCGGCAAGCACGCCCATGCCCGAGGTAACGCCCTGAATCATCCGCCCGATATCGCCTGAAGCGTTGTATCCACGCCCCTCTGCCGCCGCGATGGTCTCGAGTCCCGCGATGATGAACAAGGCGGCACCGACGGAAACCAGCGAAACCGTGCGCAGGCCGATGGGCTTGCCGCGCAACTCCCGATCGATACCGAGCACGGCTCCGCAGCCGGCGGCGACGCCAAGGCGAAGCAGCAGATCTTGCCAATCCATGCCGATCGAACGATCCTTTCGCGAGCGTCGCGTGCATTGCCCGCCGCGCCGCCGCGTGGCGGATTAGGCGTTGATGCGCGCGACCGTATCGAGCGGTGCACGTGATCGTACCGTGATTGCACCGGGCGTCCAACCGCCTCACCGGGTGGGGCGGACGCGATGCGTGGCGCAGGCGCAATCGATCGACGATGAGCAAGGAACGAGACGATGTCAGATGCAGCGCGGAAGCTTCGGGTCCTGCTCGCCACCGGGCGCCTTTGCGTCGTTCCCTGCTGTTTCGACGCGCTGTCGGCGCGGCTGGTCGAGCAGGCCGGTTTCGCCGTGACGTTCATGAGCGGGTTTTCGGTTGCTGCGGCACGGCTGGGAATGCCGGACACCGGTCTGATTTCCTTCGGTGAGGTGCTCGATCAGGGACGCAGTATTTGCCAAGCCGTAACCATCCCGGTGATCGGTGACGGCGATACCGGCTACGGCAACGCGCTCAACGTCAAGCGCACGGTCCGCGAGTTCGCCCGCGCCGGATTCGCCGCGGTGATGATCGAAGATCAACGCGCGCCGAAGCGCTGCGGGCACACACGCGGCAAGTCCGTCGTCGGTCGCGACGAGGCGATCTTGCGCATCCGGGCCGCCTGCGATGCCCGCGATGATGCGCGCGCCGCGGGCGGCGATATCCTCGTGCTCGCCCGCACGGACGCGGCGGCGATCCATGGCCTGGGCGAGGCGATCGTCCGCGCGCGGGCGTTTACCGCCGAGGGTGCGGACATTCTCTTCGTCGAGGCACCCGGCAGCGAAGCCGACATGGCGACCATCTGCAGGGAGGCGCCCGGCCGTCATCTCGCCAACGTCATCGACGGCGGCCTGTCGCCGGTGCTGCCGCCGGCGCGGCTCGCGGAGTTGGGCTTCGCGCTCGCGGCTTATCCGTTAGCGCTGCTGTCCGCCTCGATCGTCGCCATGCGCACGGCGCTCGCGGGGCTGGAGTGCGGCAAAGGTTTGCCCGCGGTGCCGCTTGGCTTCGATGAACTGCGCCGGCTCCTGGGTTTCGATGCGTATGACGAGGACGCCGCCCGCTACGCTGTGCGCTAGCGCGATACTTACGGCAGAAAACGTCCGGTTTCTTCTGCTTCCGATCTGATCTTGCTGCACTGCAAGAGAGAAAATCTCATCAGTTCCTGACAATTCTGACTAGCGAGCCATACTACAAACGTCTAAAGAACCGACTTGCCCTGGATAACGGGGCGCAACATGAAGCCTCGCCGCCCGAAGGGCGCGACAACAAACTTGGGAGGGGACTAACCATGAGGCGATACTATTGCCTCCGAGCCCTGCTGACTGCGGCGGTGTTCGCCGGTGGTCTGGCTGGGGGAGGGCGGCAGAGTCCATCGCATTTGACCGATTAACCGTTACAACCGGACCGACATCGCAGGTCGGTGCGCTTTACCGTGCGCTCCGCCCCGAAGGGCTCGGCTGGTAACAGGCAAACCTAACCATAACATATCGCGCCTTCCCGCGATGCGGAACCCATGGGGGGTTCATCACCGCGCTTGCGCACGAAGGGACAAACGACAATGAGCAACGGAAAGACCGCAACGATGGTAACACCTGCCGCACCAGCGATGGCCGCAGCTCCAATGCCGGCCAAGTTCGCAATTGCCGATACCAATGGCAATCCAGCACCGCTCGGGCTTCTCAGCTTCGCGCTGACGACGATTCTTCTCAGTGCACACAATGCCGGATTCTACCCGCTCGACGCGATGATCCTGGCAATGGCAGTATTTTATGGCGGCTCGTCGCAGATCATCGCCGGCATCTTCGAGTGGAAAAAGAACAACACCTTCGCCACGACAGCGTTCATTTCCTACGGCTTTTTCTGGTTGTCGCTGGCCGGCATCATCGTTTTCCCCAAGCTTGGCCTTGCCAACGGTCCGAGTGAGGTCGCCATGGGCAGCTATCTTGGCATGTGGGGCCTGATGTCGTTCGTCATGTTCCTTGCCACCTTCCGGCTGAACAAGGCCCTGCAGGTGACTTTCTTCCTTTTGGTCATCACCTTCGGCTTGCTGTCGATGGGTGATTTCCTCGGCAATCCGATGATGAAACAGACCGCCGGATTCATCGGTATAGCGCTCGGCTTCTCGGCGATGTATACCGGTCTTGCTCAGGTTCTCAACGAGCTCTATGGACGCGTCGTGTGGCCGCTTGGCCCCGTGATCAAGAGCTAGCCGGCGGGCGAGAACAATCGGGATTAGAAGTAGCGCGCAAGACGCTACAGTTTGACGCTAGCGGGTGGGCACCTTCGGGTTGCCCGCCTTTTTTTTGCCGA is a genomic window of Rhodospirillales bacterium containing:
- a CDS encoding amino acid ABC transporter permease — encoded protein: MMAVSDQRATTVTSVPWWNDRRIRAVLYQVVVLAGVALLVAFLVSNTLDNLSSRNIATGFGFLSREAGFAVSESVIPYNPADSYFHVLIVGLLNTLKVSVLGIILASLIGTVVGVARLSRNWLVARFAAAYVEGLRNVPVLLQLFFWYSLITEALPSPRQALNPLPGVFLSGRGLRFPEPVWGPTHAAMGVALLAGIAVAWGVARWARRRRERTGQLFPTGRVAAGLIVGLPLLAWLFGGAPLAMDVPELRGFNFSGGLSVTPEFTALLVGLVLYTGTFIAEIVRGGILAVAHGQTEAGLALGLSRGQVLRLIVLPQAIRVIIPPLTSQYLNLTKNSSLAVAIGFPDLVSTANTAINQTGQAVEGIAVIMAVYLTVSLSISTFMNWYNRRIALKGAR
- a CDS encoding amino acid ABC transporter substrate-binding protein gives rise to the protein MTGLATASLVAASISFGSTSAALAGTTLDAVKARGELICGVHTSLYGFGYPDEKGAWRGIDIDMCRAVAAAVLGDDKKVKYVPLSAQARLTALQSGEIDMLSRNTTWTLTRDTANGLNFTGVNYYDGQGFMVAKKLGVSSAKELSGATVCVQTGTTTELNLADFFRANKMELKPVTIEKYEEVTGAFLAGRCDAITSDASQLAAIRANDTPNPADYVILPELISKEPLGPSVRQGDDQWFDVVKWSLFAMVEAEERGLTSANVDAALKSPDPNVQRILGVTGDLGKGMGLDNKWAYNIIKMVGNYGESYERNLGMGSKLQLSRGLNALWTNGGLMYAPPMR
- a CDS encoding ABC-F family ATP-binding cassette domain-containing protein; this encodes MAPPPLLLLQDIGLGFGGTPLLQGADLAVGPGERLALIGRNGSGKSSLLKIAAGLLEADRGTRFLQPGTTVRYLPQEPDLSGFGSTRAYVEAGLGPGDDPFRAHWLLEQLGLSGDEDPAHLSGGEARRSALARTLAPSPDILLLDEPTNHLDLPAIAWLETELTGLRSALVLISHDRRFLSTLSRAMVWLDRGAARRLERGFGDFETWRDQVLEQEEQEAHKLGRQIAREEDWMRYGVTARRKRNVRRVAELATLRQRKRERVTAVGQVKMASAQSDTSGNLVIVADAITKAYGEDTPVVRDFSARLLRGERVGIIGPNGAGKTTLLGLLTRTLSADAGTVTLGTGLVMVSLDQRRASLDARASLIETLTGGHGDTIFVGGQPRHVHSYMKDFLFSPIQARTPVSALSGGERGRLMLAKALATPSNLLVLDEPTNDLDLETLDLLQELLADYAGTVLLVSHDRDFLDRVATSVIVWEGGGRWQEYAGGYTDMLAQRGRGIEAKVVAPPPPPVKARAAASRRPSEPPRRKLSFKEKRALEMLPERIDALHAALNALRAALADPNLYNRDRAAFERKTKEIAEAEMELSAAEEEWLALESLREAIEGR
- a CDS encoding MgtC/SapB family protein yields the protein MDWQDLLLRLGVAAGCGAVLGIDRELRGKPIGLRTVSLVSVGAALFIIAGLETIAAAEGRGYNASGDIGRMIQGVTSGMGVLAAGAFLHRSRTIRFATTGAAVWLSGGIGVAAGLGQFRLVGAATLLALFVLVVLGGIERHTQGSQPPPPPQGD
- a CDS encoding isocitrate lyase/PEP mutase family protein — protein: MSDAARKLRVLLATGRLCVVPCCFDALSARLVEQAGFAVTFMSGFSVAAARLGMPDTGLISFGEVLDQGRSICQAVTIPVIGDGDTGYGNALNVKRTVREFARAGFAAVMIEDQRAPKRCGHTRGKSVVGRDEAILRIRAACDARDDARAAGGDILVLARTDAAAIHGLGEAIVRARAFTAEGADILFVEAPGSEADMATICREAPGRHLANVIDGGLSPVLPPARLAELGFALAAYPLALLSASIVAMRTALAGLECGKGLPAVPLGFDELRRLLGFDAYDEDAARYAVR
- a CDS encoding acetate uptake transporter is translated as MSNGKTATMVTPAAPAMAAAPMPAKFAIADTNGNPAPLGLLSFALTTILLSAHNAGFYPLDAMILAMAVFYGGSSQIIAGIFEWKKNNTFATTAFISYGFFWLSLAGIIVFPKLGLANGPSEVAMGSYLGMWGLMSFVMFLATFRLNKALQVTFFLLVITFGLLSMGDFLGNPMMKQTAGFIGIALGFSAMYTGLAQVLNELYGRVVWPLGPVIKS